The Epilithonimonas zeae genome contains a region encoding:
- a CDS encoding winged helix-turn-helix transcriptional regulator produces MTEKKHYFQEKINAIQDTMFVIGGKWKMPIILSIYQGNTRFNEILNSIPKITNRVLSKELKHLEENLLIDRKVTDDYPVKVEYTMTDYGLSLQEIAKPLEKWGRDHKRKIREK; encoded by the coding sequence ATGACGGAAAAAAAACATTATTTCCAGGAAAAGATCAACGCCATCCAGGATACTATGTTTGTCATCGGTGGCAAGTGGAAGATGCCGATTATCCTTTCTATCTATCAAGGCAATACAAGATTCAATGAAATTTTAAATTCAATACCGAAGATAACCAACCGGGTTTTGTCTAAGGAATTAAAACATCTGGAAGAAAATCTATTGATCGACAGAAAGGTCACAGACGATTATCCAGTCAAGGTAGAATACACTATGACGGATTATGGATTAAGCTTACAGGAAATTGCAAAGCCCCTGGAAAAATGGGGAAGAGATCACAAGAGGAAGATCAGGGAAAAATAA
- a CDS encoding JAB domain-containing protein yields MKFNIVNEIKLSYSRKGNCERSIASSRDAVEVFRAHFDAEEMDYRESFFALYLNQANKVLGIKKISECGISSTLVDVRIVMQAALLCNATAMIVAHNHPSGNLKPSSADIQMTSQIKEAGKVLNISLLDHVILTSDCYFSFADDGLM; encoded by the coding sequence ATGAAATTCAATATTGTCAACGAAATCAAATTAAGCTATTCGAGAAAGGGAAATTGTGAAAGGTCTATAGCTTCATCACGGGATGCGGTGGAGGTATTCAGGGCGCATTTTGATGCGGAGGAGATGGATTACAGGGAATCGTTCTTTGCGCTGTATCTAAACCAGGCGAATAAGGTATTAGGCATTAAGAAGATCTCCGAATGCGGGATTTCCTCGACACTGGTGGATGTGAGGATCGTGATGCAGGCGGCGCTGCTTTGTAATGCGACGGCGATGATTGTTGCGCATAACCATCCTTCCGGAAATCTTAAGCCTTCATCAGCGGATATACAAATGACTTCACAGATCAAAGAGGCGGGGAAGGTTCTCAATATTTCCCTGCTGGATCATGTGATCCTGACTTCGGATTGCTATTTCTCGTTTGCGGATGATGGGTTGATGTAG
- a CDS encoding SDR family oxidoreductase: METDKVWLVTGASKGMGLSLVRKLIESGYRVAATSRKAQSLMEAVGEFDKQQFLPLEVDLTSGESVSKAFEKTVGHFGKIDVLVNNAGYGIGGAVEELNQKEIRDSFDINVMAVIKTMQSVMPYFRQQKSGNIINISSIAGFAPGIGWAIYAATKYAVTGLSEVMAEDVKEFGVKVTVVAPGAFRTEFLEEGSLVFAENKVEGYNVIRASHQKYAAMNGTQAGDPDKLACVLIDLAENPNPPVRLYLGSDAYNRAKYKIGLLSEELDINKDISFSTDF, encoded by the coding sequence ATGGAAACAGACAAAGTATGGTTAGTAACGGGAGCATCCAAAGGAATGGGGCTTTCACTGGTGAGAAAACTTATCGAAAGCGGTTATAGGGTCGCTGCAACAAGCAGAAAAGCGCAGAGTTTAATGGAGGCTGTCGGAGAATTTGACAAACAGCAGTTCTTACCGCTGGAAGTAGATCTGACAAGCGGAGAATCTGTCAGCAAGGCATTTGAAAAGACTGTCGGACACTTCGGGAAAATAGACGTTTTGGTCAATAATGCGGGCTATGGCATCGGTGGTGCTGTGGAAGAATTGAACCAAAAAGAGATCAGGGACAGTTTTGACATTAATGTTATGGCTGTGATTAAGACAATGCAGTCGGTCATGCCTTACTTCAGGCAACAGAAGTCAGGAAACATCATCAATATTTCTTCAATTGCAGGATTTGCGCCAGGAATCGGCTGGGCCATTTACGCCGCAACAAAATATGCGGTAACGGGACTGTCCGAGGTCATGGCAGAAGATGTGAAAGAGTTCGGTGTTAAAGTAACGGTAGTGGCGCCGGGCGCCTTCCGCACCGAGTTTCTGGAAGAAGGCTCTCTCGTTTTCGCTGAGAATAAAGTTGAAGGATACAATGTTATTAGAGCTTCACACCAAAAATACGCTGCCATGAACGGAACGCAGGCTGGAGATCCCGACAAGCTGGCCTGTGTCCTGATCGATCTTGCTGAAAATCCGAATCCGCCGGTACGCTTGTATTTGGGAAGCGATGCCTACAACCGTGCAAAGTACAAGATAGGCTTGTTATCAGAGGAACTGGATATCAATAAGGATATTTCATTTTCTACCGATTTTTAA
- a CDS encoding serine hydrolase, translating into MRIYFLLLIISAQFFAQPTNSNVDEIIQREMKERKIPGLQMAVVQNGKIVLSRSYGIANLQNNVPVNNTTIFPINSNTKVFTGVAMMQLVEQDKIKLNDPIGKYLDNLPAEWQKITVDQLLTHISGLPEILKLLDPMTGNIGPLKTEAVIWEKLKTLPLEFKTGEQFSYNQTNYYLLGKIIEKLTNRSFATNFEEDQFNIAHLKNTVFGDSRDIIQNYAPSYRYNSYFDGKQGEAKLTYTYTEFPDFVRTGAGLNSTAEDMANWLIALQDGRLFKKPGTLDMMWTPGQFNNGTPTNWARGWGITKPRKNHSAVGMSGGNRSVIMVYPDDDLAIIVLTNLAGSSPEDFVEEIAGCYNPDIVKADPLTYLRKNLRAIGFENAIDFVKKEQKTNPSFNPNESELNDWAYRMMANKQEKEALEIFKLNVYLFPKSWNVYDSYGEILLKMGDKSKAIEMYRRSIELNPENENGKKILEGISSL; encoded by the coding sequence ATGAGAATATACTTTTTACTTCTAATTATTTCAGCACAGTTTTTTGCTCAGCCAACCAATTCCAATGTTGATGAGATCATTCAAAGGGAAATGAAGGAACGAAAGATCCCTGGATTGCAGATGGCTGTTGTGCAAAATGGAAAAATTGTTTTAAGCAGATCCTACGGAATCGCCAATCTGCAGAATAATGTTCCTGTAAACAATACAACTATTTTCCCGATCAACTCCAATACAAAGGTTTTTACTGGTGTTGCCATGATGCAATTGGTTGAGCAGGATAAAATCAAATTGAATGATCCGATTGGTAAATATCTGGATAATTTGCCCGCTGAATGGCAGAAGATCACTGTCGACCAGCTATTGACCCATATTTCCGGATTGCCTGAGATCCTGAAACTACTTGATCCAATGACAGGTAATATTGGACCACTGAAGACTGAAGCCGTCATTTGGGAAAAACTCAAAACGCTTCCCCTTGAATTTAAAACAGGAGAACAGTTCAGTTACAATCAGACCAATTATTATCTGTTGGGAAAAATTATTGAAAAGTTAACCAACCGATCTTTTGCCACAAATTTCGAGGAAGATCAGTTTAATATCGCTCATCTTAAAAATACGGTATTCGGAGATTCTAGAGATATTATTCAAAATTATGCGCCATCTTATCGCTACAATAGTTACTTTGATGGAAAACAGGGTGAAGCAAAACTGACCTACACCTATACAGAATTTCCAGATTTCGTTCGGACAGGAGCAGGTCTCAACAGTACTGCTGAAGATATGGCCAACTGGCTCATCGCCTTACAAGATGGTCGTCTCTTCAAAAAACCAGGAACTTTAGATATGATGTGGACGCCAGGTCAATTTAATAACGGGACACCGACCAATTGGGCAAGAGGCTGGGGAATTACAAAGCCCCGCAAAAACCACAGTGCGGTCGGCATGTCCGGAGGAAACAGATCTGTGATAATGGTCTATCCCGATGATGATCTGGCAATTATCGTATTGACCAATCTGGCAGGAAGCAGTCCCGAAGATTTTGTTGAAGAAATTGCAGGTTGCTACAATCCTGATATCGTGAAGGCAGATCCGTTGACCTATTTAAGAAAAAATCTGAGAGCAATAGGGTTTGAAAATGCCATTGATTTTGTAAAAAAAGAACAAAAGACAAATCCTTCATTTAACCCCAACGAGTCAGAGCTAAACGATTGGGCATACCGGATGATGGCCAATAAACAGGAAAAAGAGGCCTTAGAAATTTTCAAACTTAATGTGTATCTATTTCCAAAAAGCTGGAATGTGTATGACAGCTACGGAGAGATCTTATTGAAAATGGGAGATAAAAGCAAGGCCATCGAGATGTACAGAAGATCCATAGAGCTCAATCCGGAAAATGAAAACGGGAAGAAGATCTTGGAAGGAATATCTTCTTTATAA
- a CDS encoding S41 family peptidase, giving the protein MIKSFIFITFIFFYASSFSQTFKNDSIRSFVDQSINLITSNAVDTSNVELIESKLYDKAKDLNFVSDLVPLYTEVFELLNDHHGGLKYKGKTYGWNKPAGSANAYLKGKLKTEKTVVSQLIDKKTAYIRIPGNDDFGFKKVDSIANDITTHINKVNSTKIKGWIIDLRVNTGGNMYPILLGLKEFIGSDNIVFGGFRNSKGESSGKWEIKDGKMLIDGIELVRKTELEDPLKKDIPIVILTSCYTASAGEMTTISLIGRKNTYIVGEQTADYTTAVQGFRINKDAGINLSTDYVVDRNSKIYKSSIQPDIEVLQGDNFEDLKKDKKIMKAMQLLKR; this is encoded by the coding sequence ATGATCAAATCTTTTATCTTCATCACTTTTATATTCTTTTACGCCTCTTCATTTTCCCAAACTTTCAAAAATGACAGCATCAGATCATTTGTGGATCAATCCATTAACCTTATAACATCAAATGCAGTCGATACGTCCAATGTCGAATTGATTGAAAGCAAATTGTATGATAAAGCTAAAGACCTCAACTTTGTCTCTGATCTGGTTCCTTTATACACCGAGGTCTTCGAACTGCTCAACGACCATCATGGAGGTCTGAAATATAAAGGAAAGACCTATGGATGGAACAAGCCCGCAGGTTCTGCCAATGCTTATCTGAAGGGCAAATTAAAAACTGAAAAGACCGTGGTAAGCCAGCTAATCGATAAAAAAACAGCCTACATCAGGATACCGGGAAATGATGACTTTGGCTTTAAGAAGGTCGACAGTATTGCCAATGATATCACAACTCATATCAACAAAGTCAATTCAACCAAGATCAAAGGCTGGATCATCGACCTGAGAGTCAACACCGGTGGGAATATGTATCCTATCCTATTGGGATTGAAAGAATTCATAGGCAGTGACAATATCGTTTTCGGAGGCTTCAGGAATTCGAAAGGTGAATCTTCCGGAAAGTGGGAAATCAAGGACGGTAAAATGCTGATCGACGGTATCGAACTGGTCAGGAAGACAGAACTAGAAGACCCGCTTAAAAAAGATATTCCGATTGTTATCCTCACCAGCTGTTACACGGCCAGCGCCGGGGAAATGACCACCATATCACTGATCGGAAGAAAGAACACCTATATTGTAGGTGAACAAACAGCTGATTACACGACCGCCGTGCAGGGTTTCAGGATCAATAAGGATGCGGGAATCAATCTGTCGACCGATTATGTTGTTGACCGGAATTCAAAAATTTACAAAAGCAGTATTCAGCCTGACATAGAAGTGTTGCAGGGTGATAACTTCGAAGATCTCAAGAAAGACAAGAAGATCATGAAAGCAATGCAGCTACTTAAAAGATAA
- a CDS encoding helix-turn-helix domain-containing protein, translated as MQSLEEFYQSKFDRVPENIRNGVGHFNVFTIDEYIGKNAKPLVYSRKDYFKITLIVGRNRIHYADKVIDIQKQAIFFTNPQIPYKFEWIDGQKAGFFCVFTPSFFHHFGNLNDYEVFKPDVIPVFELTDEQLENIKQVYTKMQTELASDYAHKYDLLRNLVFELLHYALKMKPTSKAEKQQANASQRITHLFLELLERQFPIEDARQRINFRSPSEFAGQLSVHVNHLNRAVKEITEKTTSEIITERLLQEAKILLRHTEWNVAEIAYSLGFKEATHFNNFFKKNMQMTPMRFREME; from the coding sequence ATGCAGTCACTGGAAGAATTTTACCAGTCGAAATTTGACCGGGTACCTGAAAATATCCGTAACGGGGTAGGGCACTTCAATGTCTTTACCATCGATGAGTATATCGGTAAAAATGCTAAGCCATTGGTCTACAGCCGGAAAGATTATTTTAAGATCACCCTGATCGTCGGCCGAAACCGGATCCATTATGCTGACAAGGTCATTGATATTCAAAAGCAGGCAATTTTTTTCACCAATCCGCAGATCCCTTACAAATTTGAATGGATCGATGGTCAGAAGGCAGGATTCTTCTGTGTGTTTACACCTTCTTTTTTTCATCATTTCGGAAACCTGAACGATTATGAGGTTTTTAAACCTGACGTGATACCGGTCTTCGAGCTGACAGATGAGCAATTGGAAAATATAAAGCAGGTTTACACGAAGATGCAGACTGAATTGGCCTCAGATTATGCCCATAAATATGATCTGTTGAGAAACCTGGTGTTTGAATTACTTCATTATGCACTTAAAATGAAACCGACTTCAAAAGCTGAAAAACAACAGGCTAATGCTTCTCAGCGGATCACCCATCTGTTCCTTGAGCTGTTGGAGCGTCAGTTTCCTATCGAAGATGCGAGACAGCGGATCAACTTCCGTTCGCCTTCTGAATTCGCCGGTCAGCTTTCCGTTCATGTCAATCACCTCAACCGGGCCGTTAAAGAGATCACTGAAAAAACGACTTCGGAGATCATTACTGAGCGTTTATTACAGGAGGCAAAGATTTTATTGAGACATACCGAATGGAATGTTGCCGAAATTGCCTATTCACTGGGGTTCAAAGAGGCTACGCATTTTAATAATTTCTTCAAGAAAAATATGCAGATGACACCGATGCGTTTCCGGGAAATGGAGTGA
- a CDS encoding T9SS type A sorting domain-containing protein: MNKILFFAVALLSNLSFSQTLDSDNFNDYTIGNLGTQGFWSNDGGTAEQAKVAEINIAAYGKSLTLPRTTTSNMWLFKNDFLKTPWLNRTSGNNIAEISADFYTGTTTAVTAASSFQLYADGGDNFMIGSILYDHVAKAYSLTYTRNGNSAIVTQPLTTGAADNTWTPITIFYNYTTGDIHIKIGATIYGPFAGTPAKSPTEVDIFSGGGALTSAFDNYVARAIKTATLAVNDIGSVGGVKIKIYPNPATDHINIEADSKVKKIKIVDASGKNINIAVSTDLNKIDVSHLEKGIYLTELQLEDGTMTVQKFIKK, translated from the coding sequence ATGAACAAAATATTATTTTTTGCTGTGGCACTATTATCTAATTTATCATTTTCACAAACCTTAGATTCAGATAATTTTAATGATTACACAATCGGGAATCTTGGCACTCAAGGCTTCTGGTCAAATGATGGCGGCACTGCCGAGCAAGCTAAAGTGGCAGAAATAAATATTGCCGCGTACGGCAAATCTTTGACCCTTCCAAGAACAACTACTTCAAATATGTGGCTGTTCAAAAATGATTTTTTAAAAACACCGTGGCTAAACAGGACATCAGGTAATAATATTGCCGAAATTTCTGCTGATTTCTATACAGGGACAACTACTGCTGTAACTGCAGCCTCTAGTTTTCAATTGTATGCAGATGGTGGTGACAATTTTATGATTGGCTCTATTTTATACGATCATGTTGCTAAAGCATATAGCCTGACATATACACGAAATGGGAATTCAGCGATAGTTACCCAGCCATTAACTACTGGTGCTGCAGACAACACCTGGACACCAATTACTATATTTTATAACTATACCACTGGAGATATTCATATAAAAATAGGCGCAACTATATACGGACCTTTCGCAGGAACTCCCGCTAAGTCACCAACAGAAGTTGACATTTTTTCTGGCGGAGGCGCTTTAACTTCTGCGTTTGATAATTACGTTGCACGCGCTATAAAGACGGCGACATTGGCCGTAAATGATATTGGTTCTGTTGGTGGAGTCAAAATTAAAATTTACCCAAACCCTGCAACTGATCACATTAATATAGAGGCTGATTCTAAAGTTAAAAAAATAAAGATAGTTGATGCTTCCGGTAAGAATATAAATATTGCTGTCAGTACAGATTTAAATAAAATTGATGTCTCCCATCTCGAAAAGGGCATCTATCTTACGGAGCTACAATTGGAAGACGGAACAATGACAGTACAGAAATTTATCAAAAAATGA
- a CDS encoding DUF3945 domain-containing protein, translating to MNNTGNQTVVSEVSTLLVLRHSSNTIGMVKSVSADGEVVDVTPENKDEAEVMRIDSSEHSFAEFYSDFYRRLKDPEDYSFFKVREFEAYETAVGLQSYLAGLSAAGKEDLSQYEVFIEAVESIRNQKFLGNDGIAGGNFYDQRSSFSKYNPNYRFQVEDVNWNSISEMGLDMEILGELGALEPLLKGFKTPMLVAVQNGAVDEGNSVDARLQLRLDDNGEVVLHVHRVQKRVDFRKKFMGHRFSKEDRKNLLNSGNMGRVVDLVNPVTGEMAPSLVSLDKLTNELFSLRMEFVRIPKVVCGVSLSTEQRETLRSGKPLFVENMVSRRNLLFNSTLQFNAEKQWLEFFFNRKVKEGGFEWCVPATFRGVTLRRWQIDKLKVGETAYIRGLTSKKGKKYQGYIRFDKETGRINFSFKKPCK from the coding sequence ATGAACAATACAGGAAATCAAACAGTAGTTTCAGAGGTCAGTACTTTGTTGGTGCTGCGTCACAGTAGTAATACAATTGGAATGGTAAAGTCTGTAAGTGCGGACGGGGAGGTCGTGGATGTAACACCTGAAAATAAGGATGAGGCAGAGGTAATGCGAATTGATTCGTCTGAACATTCGTTTGCGGAGTTCTATTCCGATTTTTACCGTCGGCTTAAAGATCCGGAGGATTATTCGTTTTTTAAGGTGCGGGAGTTTGAAGCTTATGAAACGGCTGTAGGGCTGCAGTCCTATTTGGCGGGCTTGTCAGCCGCTGGGAAAGAAGATCTGAGTCAGTATGAGGTATTCATTGAGGCGGTAGAGTCTATCAGAAATCAGAAGTTTTTGGGAAATGATGGGATTGCCGGGGGAAATTTTTATGATCAGAGATCATCTTTTTCGAAATACAATCCAAATTATCGCTTTCAGGTTGAAGATGTGAACTGGAATTCGATTTCTGAAATGGGCTTGGATATGGAAATCTTAGGGGAGCTCGGTGCGTTGGAGCCGCTGTTGAAAGGATTTAAAACGCCGATGCTGGTAGCGGTACAGAATGGTGCTGTTGATGAAGGTAATTCTGTTGATGCACGTTTACAGTTGAGACTGGATGACAATGGAGAAGTGGTGCTTCACGTACATCGGGTTCAGAAAAGGGTTGATTTCAGAAAGAAGTTTATGGGACATCGGTTTTCGAAGGAAGATCGAAAGAATCTTTTGAATTCAGGTAATATGGGCAGGGTGGTGGACCTTGTGAACCCCGTAACGGGTGAGATGGCTCCGTCACTGGTGAGCCTCGATAAGCTGACCAATGAACTGTTTTCTTTGAGAATGGAATTTGTGAGGATTCCGAAAGTTGTTTGTGGGGTGTCATTAAGCACGGAACAGCGGGAAACTCTTCGTTCGGGAAAACCGTTGTTCGTTGAAAATATGGTGTCGAGACGTAACCTGCTCTTTAATTCGACGTTGCAGTTCAATGCGGAAAAGCAATGGTTGGAATTTTTCTTTAACCGGAAAGTGAAAGAAGGTGGTTTTGAGTGGTGTGTTCCTGCCACTTTCAGAGGTGTTACGCTTCGAAGGTGGCAGATTGATAAATTAAAAGTAGGGGAGACGGCGTATATCAGAGGGCTCACAAGTAAGAAAGGAAAAAAATACCAAGGATATATCCGCTTCGATAAGGAAACTGGGAGGATTAATTTTTCATTTAAGAAACCATGTAAATGA
- a CDS encoding helix-turn-helix domain-containing protein translates to MNTIYNEYFVNGIIANFIKKLWILDNVKSNSPILDKGVPPNGCFTMAIIKGNGLNVRHKDQVRHLPEGIYFCGQITETLSLDILSATKATMVQLFPWTPACFGISDAHLFTDKIFPSNELIHFKEMNLDSMIDVNNEMVCSYLVKTFSALFTANAKVGVITKSTQLILEKRGDMTVASLARSMKCSERHLQKLFKDLIGISPKLFINVIKVREALDDIVYADHKSATMTQLALANGYYDQPHFNNAFSSFVGRKPKKFDEKDFFLTIKK, encoded by the coding sequence ATGAATACTATCTATAATGAATACTTTGTCAATGGAATAATTGCAAATTTCATTAAAAAGTTATGGATTCTAGATAACGTAAAAAGTAACTCTCCGATATTAGATAAAGGTGTTCCGCCTAACGGATGTTTCACAATGGCCATTATCAAAGGAAATGGATTGAATGTAAGGCATAAAGATCAGGTCAGACATTTACCTGAAGGAATCTACTTCTGTGGTCAGATCACTGAAACATTGTCTCTTGATATTCTTTCCGCGACAAAAGCAACAATGGTCCAACTTTTCCCTTGGACACCAGCCTGTTTTGGGATCTCAGACGCTCACTTATTTACTGATAAGATTTTTCCTTCAAACGAATTAATCCATTTTAAAGAAATGAATTTAGATAGTATGATCGATGTAAACAATGAAATGGTCTGCAGCTATCTTGTAAAAACTTTCTCTGCATTGTTTACAGCCAATGCCAAGGTTGGAGTAATTACTAAAAGCACGCAATTAATTTTGGAAAAAAGAGGTGACATGACTGTTGCTTCACTGGCAAGATCAATGAAATGTTCTGAACGCCATCTGCAAAAGTTATTTAAAGATCTTATAGGCATCAGCCCTAAGCTTTTTATCAATGTTATCAAAGTACGGGAAGCCCTGGATGATATCGTATATGCAGATCATAAATCTGCAACAATGACCCAGTTAGCCTTAGCTAATGGTTATTACGACCAGCCTCATTTCAATAATGCTTTTAGTTCGTTTGTAGGTAGAAAGCCAAAAAAATTTGATGAAAAAGATTTTTTTCTTACGATAAAAAAATAA
- a CDS encoding M13 family metallopeptidase, with protein sequence MNLLISTQDPSRLFHKINVAFTEISKTRVVILSFALLFGVFYIKAQKNEFNKGKATYGNWGVETQFISKMVQPGNDFYTYVNEGWLRSAKIPAGASGFNSYTEAKDKINMRINEMICDGAKTEHSTNRSLEQIRAVYLGYLDTDHMDEVGIKPIEEDLRSILAINSYEAIAKWMADPKSFSIIAIHTAPDLNDRSKFLVALNESGIGLPAPDYYTKNDADKIRLREDYKQHIIRTLQLAHINNNEQLAGKILEIETKLATLQWTPAQMRDSRINSHLMNTAELESYAPGFPWKIFLGERQVDDVDQVILQADTAIKAKAKLFSETPIEVWSAYLAFHWIINHSTLLSKDFRQNHFDFYGTRLNGVKNDTSREKKSIQYVNNRLGQLVGKIYVEEYFPESHLKSIKDLVGYIRKAFLERLEKLDWLDEISRKEAIDKLDAVTVRIGYPDVWRDYSSMKFDAKEPVLNEQLIAKANWDHEKSLLNKKFTSKEWYQMPQTVDATSSKLYNSIEFPAGILQPIFFDPNADAAVNFGAIGAIIGHELGHCFDDQGSLFDGNGVMRDWWTPKTRKQFENRTQRLIAQYSSFSPLEGIHLNGAQTLGENIGDLTGVVVAHAAYKLYLKDHPDEKKKLYGFTPDQRYFLSFAQVNRSLYTPEAFRLIVEKDYHAPAQYRVNGVVRNIDAWYEAFKIKVGDKFYLKPQDRVAIW encoded by the coding sequence ATGAATCTACTAATCTCAACTCAGGATCCTTCCCGTCTCTTTCATAAAATAAATGTTGCGTTTACAGAAATCAGTAAAACCAGGGTTGTCATATTATCGTTTGCATTATTATTTGGAGTGTTCTATATAAAGGCCCAGAAGAACGAATTCAATAAAGGAAAAGCTACGTATGGAAATTGGGGCGTAGAAACACAGTTTATCAGCAAGATGGTACAACCTGGCAATGATTTTTACACCTATGTGAATGAAGGTTGGCTAAGATCAGCAAAAATTCCGGCCGGGGCTTCGGGATTTAACAGCTATACCGAAGCAAAAGATAAAATCAATATGCGAATCAACGAGATGATCTGTGATGGAGCTAAAACCGAGCATTCTACAAATCGGTCTTTAGAACAGATCAGAGCAGTCTATCTAGGATATTTGGATACGGACCATATGGACGAGGTTGGCATTAAGCCTATTGAGGAAGACCTTAGAAGCATTCTCGCTATCAATAGTTATGAAGCGATCGCAAAATGGATGGCTGATCCAAAATCTTTCTCGATCATTGCTATACATACCGCGCCCGATCTTAATGACAGAAGCAAATTTTTAGTTGCGTTAAACGAGAGTGGCATCGGATTACCTGCACCTGATTATTACACGAAAAATGACGCAGATAAAATACGACTCCGAGAAGATTACAAACAACACATCATTCGTACCTTACAATTAGCCCACATCAATAACAATGAACAATTGGCTGGTAAGATCCTGGAAATTGAAACAAAATTAGCAACCTTACAATGGACACCTGCTCAGATGCGAGACAGCAGGATAAACTCCCATTTGATGAACACTGCCGAGCTTGAATCGTATGCTCCAGGCTTTCCATGGAAAATATTTTTAGGAGAAAGACAGGTTGACGACGTAGATCAAGTCATCCTACAGGCCGATACGGCGATCAAAGCTAAAGCGAAGTTATTTTCTGAAACACCAATTGAGGTATGGTCAGCATATCTTGCATTCCATTGGATCATAAACCATTCTACCCTATTATCAAAAGACTTCCGTCAGAACCATTTTGATTTTTATGGAACACGGCTGAACGGTGTAAAAAATGATACTTCCAGAGAGAAAAAATCAATACAATATGTAAACAATCGCCTGGGACAGCTTGTCGGAAAAATATATGTTGAAGAATATTTTCCTGAATCCCATCTCAAAAGTATAAAAGATCTGGTAGGATATATTCGCAAGGCATTCCTCGAAAGACTTGAAAAATTGGATTGGCTGGATGAAATAAGCAGAAAGGAAGCCATTGACAAGCTAGATGCAGTAACAGTCAGGATAGGATATCCAGATGTCTGGAGAGACTATTCATCAATGAAATTTGACGCAAAAGAACCTGTCTTAAATGAACAGCTGATCGCAAAAGCAAACTGGGATCATGAAAAATCTCTTCTGAATAAAAAATTCACAAGTAAAGAATGGTATCAAATGCCACAGACCGTTGATGCGACGAGCAGCAAATTATATAATTCTATAGAGTTTCCCGCAGGGATCCTACAGCCCATATTCTTTGATCCCAATGCCGATGCAGCAGTGAATTTCGGAGCAATAGGCGCCATTATCGGTCACGAGTTGGGACACTGCTTCGACGACCAGGGATCTTTGTTCGACGGAAATGGTGTAATGAGGGATTGGTGGACCCCGAAAACAAGAAAGCAATTTGAGAACCGAACGCAGCGTCTTATTGCACAATACAGCAGTTTTTCGCCTTTAGAGGGAATTCACTTGAACGGAGCACAAACTCTTGGAGAGAACATTGGTGACCTTACAGGTGTTGTCGTTGCCCATGCTGCTTACAAACTCTATCTGAAAGATCATCCGGATGAAAAGAAAAAGCTTTATGGCTTTACACCTGATCAACGTTATTTTTTATCTTTTGCGCAAGTCAACCGAAGTCTCTACACACCAGAAGCGTTCAGATTAATTGTAGAAAAGGATTATCACGCCCCTGCCCAATACCGTGTCAATGGAGTAGTAAGAAATATTGATGCATGGTACGAAGCTTTTAAGATCAAAGTAGGTGATAAATTTTATCTTAAGCCGCAAGATAGAGTGGCGATCTGGTAA